The following are encoded in a window of Trichomycterus rosablanca isolate fTriRos1 chromosome 13, fTriRos1.hap1, whole genome shotgun sequence genomic DNA:
- the prox2 gene encoding prospero homeobox protein 2, which yields MNLKPQTQSISKRNELCPEDTKADLMLPCFRRGLYEEPFSSYQNGPLISHLLRKTIHNKQPAHDNTHLYLSATSVSGSSMEDWSNLSSKDNVRELASPAHSSSVLSNELDCPLNEHVQAKRARVENIIRGMAGSPSERSHGEEEIVESESSRLNREVYKESKRKQKLPQHQEHLITVDTISDANESRDEECHKLREQLQSMQRLLHQLQEKFLQMYDNNSSENNGNEDQNIQEPQPDTSINSDLKSLGHKDKIYTDGHYLSFTRDQNHHLQEMLKFELSRAINQSVNTVFRKLSMILENPSPQPRLCQSQDCTDIEKQFCGSELSDSEDTTKPEAFECYESTPAHSPEHQTEALSLVVRKSPLHQLSSVSHPVKRPYPMHQSPFQFSHSAPLHDSQILQHLLKYGPHANFPGIPCLPPSIDRPSPDSVTHPWESIALRSKVNSGHLRQHHRPGMLGQVAVDGLCLPHVKMECGELQSMAERNTFMSLNIQEGLTPNHLKKAKLMFFYTRYPSSNILKVYFPDVKFNRCITSQLIKWFSNFREFYYIQMEKFARQAIVDGVSDVKEVSVTRDSEVFRALNMHYNKANDFQVPDRFLEVGKITLLEFYNAISISKDSDPSWKKAIYKVICKLDSEVPEEFKSPSYF from the exons atgaatctgAAACCACAGACCCAAAGTATTTCTAAGCGTAATGAGCTCTGTCCGGAGGACACTAAAGCAGACCTCATGCTCCCATGCTTTCGCAGAGGTCTGTATGAAGAGCCGTTCTCCTCTTATCAAAACGGACCCCTGATCTCGCATCTCCTGCGAAAAACAATCCACAATAAACAACCTGCTCATGACAATACTCACCTTTACTTATCAGCGACCTCCGTTTCTGGATCCAGCATGG AGGACTGGAGTAacctgtcttcaaaagacaatgTTAGGGAATTAGCGTCTCCTGCCCATTCCAGCAGCGTCCTGAGTAATGAACTAGACTGTCCGTTAAATGAACATGTCCAGGCCAAGCGAGCCAGAGTGGAGAACATTATACGAGGCATGGCCGGCTCACCAAGTGAGAGGTCACATGGTGAAGAAGAGATTGTTGAGAGTGAAAGCAGCAGGCTTAACAGAGAAGTGTATAAAGAGAGCAAACGCAAACAAAAGCTCCCTCAGCATCAAGAACATTTGATCACTGTAGACACAATCAGTGATGCTAATGAAAGCAGAGATGAGGAGTGCCACAAGCTCAGAGAACAACTCCAGAGCATGCAACGCCTTTTACACCAGCTTCAGGAGAAGTTCCTGCAGATGTATGACAACAATAGCTCAGAAAATAATGGAAATGAAGATCAAAACATCCAAGAGCCACAGCCTGACACAAGCATAAATTCTGACTTAAAGTCACTTGGCCACAAAGATAAAATATACACGGATGGTCATTATCTGAGTTTTACAAGAGATCAAAATCACCACCTACAAGAGATGCTGAAGTTTGAGCTATCCAGAGCTATAAACCAAAGTGTTAATACAGTTTTCAGGAAGCTCTCAATGATTCTTGAGAACCCATCACCCCAACCAAGACTGTGTCAAAGTCAAGACTGCACTGATATTGAGAAACAGTTCTGTGGTTCAGAGCTATCTGACTCTGAGGACACCACAAAACCAGAAGCTTTCGAATGCTACGAAAGTACGCCAGCCCATAGCCCGGAGCACCAGACCGAAGCATTGTCTCTAGTAGTCCGGAAATCCCCTTTACACCAGTTAAGTTCTGTAAGCcatccagttaagagaccatatCCAATGCATCAATCTCCATTTCAGTTTAGCCACAGTGCTCCACTGCATGACAGTCAGATCCTGCAGCATCTCCTTAAGTATGGACCTCATGCTAACTTCCCTGGGATCCCTTGCCTTCCACCATCTATAGACAGACCATCTCCAGATTCAGTGACTCATCCATGGGAAAGCATTGCCTTGAGGTCAAAGGTGAACTCTGGGCACCTCAGGCAGCACCATCGCCCTGGGATGCTTGGGCAGGTCGCTGTGGATGGACTGTGCCTCCCGCATGTCAAGATGGAGTGTGGTGAGCTGCAGAGCATGGCTGAGAGAAACACCTTTATGTCGCTCAAT ATTCAGGAGGGTTTAACCCCCAACCATTTAAAGAAAGCCAAGCTGATGTTTTTCTACACACGCTACCCAAGTTCAAACATACTGAAGGTCTATTTCCCAGACGTCAAG TTTAATCGTTGCATTACCTCCCAGCTAATCAAGTGGTTCAGTAACTTCCGAGAGTTCTACTACATTCAGATGGAGAAGTTTGCCCGTCAGGCCATCGTGGATGGAGTAAGTGACGTGAAAGAGGTTTCTGTTACCAGAGACTCTGAAGTCTTCCGTGCTCTTAACATGCACTACAACAAAGCCAATGACTTCCAG